The Chloroflexota bacterium genome includes the window CGACCGCCCGTTGCCAGTCTTCGCGGTTGGTCACATCCCCCTGCACGAAGATCGCGTCGCCACCGTCCGAATGGATGAGCCGGTCGACGCGCGGCGCGCCGGTTTCCCAGATGTCCATGCAGACGACCTTTGCGCCCTCCCGGGCAAATACGCGCGCCGTCGCACGGCCGATGCCGCTATCTGCTCCGGTGACGAGCGCCGTCTTTCCCGTGAGGCGCCCCCGACCCGGCTGAATCATCGGATGCTCGTCGGCTTCCTGTGCTGGTGCCATGACCACTCCTCTCGTTGCGGGATGATCACCAGCGTAACAGAGCGCGCCACCCGCTTCGGAATGCGTCATTTCGATCTATGATCTCCTGAGAACGAATGGTATGGAGATGGGTGACGTGGAGATCGGCATCGGACTCCCCGCGGCAATCCCCGGCGTGAATCGCGCACAGCTTCTCGGCTGGGCCAGGGGTGCGGACCAACGCGGGTTCTCTACCCTCGGCGTCATCGATCGGCTCGTCTATCCAAACATCGAGCCGCTTTCCGCCCTTACCGCGGCGGCAGCCGTGACCGAACGGATCCGATTGACCACGGCGATTCTTCTGGCGCCCCTCCGGGCAAACGGCGCGCTCTTCGCCAAGCAGGCCGCCTCGCTTCAGATCCTGTCTGAAGGGCGCCTGGTGCTCGGGCTCGCGGCGGGCGCGCGTCAGGACGATTTCGACGCCAGCGCGCTCGATTTCCATACGCGCGGCCGGCGGTTCAACGCGCTTCTGGAGGATATTCGGAGAATCTGGGAGGGCGAGGCGCGCGGGTTCGCGGGCGCCATCGGGCCGGACCTGGGCCGCGTCGGTCCGCCACCGATCCTCGTCGGCGGAACGTCGGACGCCGCCATTCGGCGGGCCGCCCGGTACGGCACCGGCTGGATCGCGGGCGGCGGCGGGCCAGAGGCATTCGCCGCAAGCGCGCAGAAGGTTCGCGACGCCTGGTCGAGCGCCGGACGGGATGGTCCGCCCCGCCTGGCGGCGCTTGCCTACTTTGCCCTCGGAACGGATGCCCGCGCCCACGCGGATCGCTATCTGAAAGATTACTATGCTTTCGGCGGTCCATACGCGGAGCGCGTCGCGAGCTCGGCCCTCGTAGACGACGCGAAGATTCGCGCCGCGATCGCGGCTTTTCAGGAGGCGGGCTGCGACGAGCTGATTCTTTTTCCGTGCAACCCCGATCCGAGCCAGGTTGACCTCCTCGCAGGCATCGCCCTGTAACTTCGAAGATGCCAACGATCCGATGACCCGGCGAGGCAGCCTCGACCGGAAGAGAGGAGTGGGATGACAATGCAAGTGATTGACGCCGATGCCCACGTGATCGAAACCGAGCGCACGTGGAGCTACATGGAGGGCGACGACCGTCGATTCCGACCCGTCCTCTCTCTCCCAACGGACGAAACAGGGCGGGAGATGTGGATGATCGACGGCCAGCCCCGAGGATTCCGATTTCCGACCCTGAGCGAGCAGGAGCTACG containing:
- a CDS encoding LLM class flavin-dependent oxidoreductase, whose product is MEMGDVEIGIGLPAAIPGVNRAQLLGWARGADQRGFSTLGVIDRLVYPNIEPLSALTAAAAVTERIRLTTAILLAPLRANGALFAKQAASLQILSEGRLVLGLAAGARQDDFDASALDFHTRGRRFNALLEDIRRIWEGEARGFAGAIGPDLGRVGPPPILVGGTSDAAIRRAARYGTGWIAGGGGPEAFAASAQKVRDAWSSAGRDGPPRLAALAYFALGTDARAHADRYLKDYYAFGGPYAERVASSALVDDAKIRAAIAAFQEAGCDELILFPCNPDPSQVDLLAGIAL